A region of the Actinomycetota bacterium genome:
AGAACAGCTGGGCGCCGGTGGAGTCCAGCGGGGCGAAGCCGATCTCGTCGATCAGCACCAGGTCGGCGCGCAGGATCGACTCGATGACCCGGCCGACGGAATTGTCGGCCATGCCCCGGTAGAGGGTCTCGACCAGCTCGGCGGCGGTGAAGTAGCGGACCCGCAGGCCGGACTCGACGGCATGGTGGCCCAGGCCCACGAGCAGGTGGCTCTTCCCCGTCCCCGGCGGCCCCACGAGACAAAGGTTCTCCTTGGCCCTGACCCACTCGAGGCTCGACAGGTACTCGAAGGTGGCCGGCTTCACCGACGACGTGGCGACGTCGAACTCATCCAGCGTCTTGGTCACCGGGAAGGCGGCCTGGCGCAGGCGCTCACGGGCGTTGGAGGCGTCCCGGGAGGCGACCTCGGCGTCGATCAGGGTGCGCAGGAACTCCTCCGGCGACCAGCGCTGGGTCTTGGCCGTGACCAGCAGCTCGGCGGACAGCCGGCGCATGGCACCCAGGCGCAGCCGGCGGAACCCGGCGTCGAGGTCGGCCGGCAGTGCCGGCGGGGCGGCGCTCATGGCCGCTCCTCGCCGATGGCGTAGTCGCTCAGCGGCCGAGTGGGAACGCTGGGCAGGGCCAGCACCAGGGCCTCGCCCGGCGCCGTGGGCCGGGCCACGCCGGCGCCGGCGGCCAGGATGGAGCGCACGTCATGAGCCCGGAAGCGCCCGAAGGCGACAGCGCGCTCCAGGGCGGCGAGCAGCGCCGCCTTGCCGTGGGCGGCCTCCATCCCGGCCAGCTCGTCGAGGTCGCCGGCCAGAGAGGTGATGCCCGAGGCGGCGGCGGCCTTGATGAAGGACTCCGCCACCGGCCCCAGGGCGCAGAACGCCTTCTCGGCCGGCGTCTTGGGCCGCACCGGCCGCTGCGGTGCAGGTCGCGGGCCGCCGTAGTGGTCGTCGTCCACCGACGCCTCACCAGGGGCGACGAGGCGGTGGGTAGCCACCACGGCGCCCAGGAGGACGACCTGGACCTCGCCGTCGGCGACGCGGACCTCCACCTGCTTGCCGATGTGGCGGGTCGGCACCGAGTAGCGGGCCGAGCCGAACCGCACGCAGCTGAGGCGGTCGACCTTTCGAACCACCAGCTTGCCGATGCGGGCCCGCAGCGACGGCAGCTCCCGCAATAGCGGCGCCTCGACGAGCAGGCGCTCGGCGGGGACGGCGCAGATCTCCGAGTGCTGCGCGGCGTTCACCTCGGCGGCCCACGCCCGCCCGGCGGCGTTGGCCTTGGCCAGGTCGTCGACCGACAGCGCCTCGGGGACCATGAGGTCGGACTTCACGTAACCGACCAGGTTCTCGGCCAGCCCTTTCGATTCGGGATCGGCGCCCTCACAGAAATCAGGGCGGAAGGAGTAATGGTTGGCGAAGCGGACGTAGTCGGCCGTCGGCACCACCACCCCGGCCACGGTGCCGCCCTTGAGACAGCCCATACGGTCGCTGAGCACGGTCTTCGGCACGCCGCCCAGGGCCTCGAAACAGGAGGCCAAGGCGGCCAGGGTGGTCTCGGAGCGCTGGTTGTCGGCGAAGCAGACGAAGCGGGCCCGGCTCCAGGCCAGCACGGCGCAGAACACCGACAGCGACCCGATCTGGCCCCAGTCGATAACCAGCATGTCGCCCGGCGCCCACACGCCGGGACGACGGCCCCGGTGGTGGTCGGCGCGCCAGGCCTTCTTGGTGATGGCCACCAGGCGGCGGAAGTTGCGGGCCGAGCCGTCGTAGCCGGCGGCCCGGGCGGTCGGGAGCAGGCGCTTGGCCGAGATCAGCCCGTTCGTCTTCGCCACCCGCTCGGCCACGATGTCGGCGACGGTGTCGTAGTTGTGGGCCACGGCCGGCGCCGGGCCGGTGGCTTCGGCTTCGGCGGCGGCAACGGCCCGCCTCACGGTCTTGGGGGTGGTGCCGCAGAGCTTGGCTGCGGCCCGGTAGGAGCCCACCTCTCGGTAGGCGGCGTTCATGTCCATGCGTTCCCTCACTGATTTCATGGGGCGTCCCTCGGTCGGTTCGGTGTTGGGTAGACACCGCCACCGTCACCGGCCGGGGGACTTCACGGGTGGATGCTCAGCGAGGGGTGGGGACTTCTGGTGGCCACCAGCGGGGACCTCAGCTGGCCATAAGTGGGGACTTTCTCATGGCCACGGACACAGCCCCATCGTTCGTCTCGGTCTCGAATCGGAACTCCTAACTCAATTGTAGAGGCTCGCCAGCCGGAGCCGGTAACCCGACGGGCCATGACTACCCGCAGGTTTCCCGAGTTGCTGGAACGCGACAGAGCAGACCGGCCGAGCGGTCGCGTGTCGTCCATCCGCTCGGTCGGGATTACGGCGACCTTCCCCCATCCTCGTGCTATTCGTGCGGAGTAGCGATCGCAGGCGGTCCACCCACCCGGCTTCGGCACCTGTGCAGCGCGAGGTAACGCGCGGTAACCACGACGGGCGGACGGCGAAGCGATCTCGGGCGGCCCTGCTGCCACCGTACGCCGGTTACCGGGCGGCTTCTGGTCCGATCGGACGGGCGTTTGGCCCGTAGTCTGGGCGTCCCACAAACTGCGCTGGCTGTTGACACGCCGCCGCCCATGCTGGCCCACCCCACCTCCCGGCGGTGGAGTCGAGTCCTACGAGGCGCGCCGCAAACGCACCTGGCGGCGCATGAGCGTCGAACCTCGGACCACCTGACGGGATAACTTCAGGGATCGGTCAGACGAGAGGGATGACATGGGCACAACTGGTGACGAAGCGGCGCGAGTCGGACGTCGACGGAAGGTGTGGGTGATAGCTGTCTGCGCCTGGTTACTCATCGGTCAGCCACAGTTGGCCGGCTCACAGGATGTCGATGTCGACGAGCAGGTCGCTGTTTCGCAGATCGATCCGGTGGCGCACGAGGATATTTGCGAGCGTCTCCGGTCGCTGCAGACTACGGTCGGCGGGTTCCAGACCGTAGACATCCTCACTTCGATCGAGAAGCTTCTCGATTGTTCCCGCTTGATGCCATGGACAACGACGACAACATCAAGTCCTCCGCAGACAACGACCACCACACTGAGCCCGCCCGCCATGGCCGCATATGCCCACGTTCATGCCGGCGTTCTTGATCCGGCGCGTTCAAGGAATGTCGTTGCTGTAACGACGGCGCTGGACGCCAGTGGGCGGAGAATCTACTGCTTCGACCTTGGTTTCGTCCCTATAAACGCTCAAGTGACTGCCGAGGGTAGCGACGTAACGTCGTCGACGTCTTCCCGTGCATCAGTGAAAGGCACGCCGGTTATGGCAGAGCTTCCGTGTGGAGCCGATGCTGACGCCGCAGTCTCTTATCCGGACCCCGGAACGAACGCCGGAAGCTTCTACGCTGTCTTTCAGTGAAGGCGCTCTACTTCGGCACTAGCCGAGCGTGCGATAACGCCACCTGACGTATCCCGGAACGGGATGCCCTACAATCGCCTCAGTAATTCGGCCTTCTTGGCCTCGAACTCCTCCTGGCTAAGAACCCCTGCCTCCTTTAGTTCACCGAGCTGCTTGATCTGACCGATGATGTCCGGGTGGGCCGTACCGGCTGCACTTGGCGGCCCCGCCTTCGGCCCGCTGACGCGAGCGCGTACGACATCAACCATCTCCTTACCGTCATCCTTGTTCACGTTCTTGAGCTCAGTCTTGTTACCACTAGCGAAGATTGCGATCGTCCCAAGCGCTAGGCCAGTGCTCCACTGGACAGACGACACTTTCTCGAGCGGAAAGTCCTCGCTTCTCTTGGAGATGACTCCATCTTGCAGAAACAGGAGTCGCCGATCAGTGAGCACAATCAGCCCTGTTCCCGCACCATAGGCACCGGTCGTCATCCGCTCAACCGTTTCGCCCTCCCAAAGGTGCTCGGTGAGTCGCTTAATCTCTCGGCCGCCACCGAGCCTTGCGCGCATCTTGCTTCTGGCGGCGGCAATGTCCGGTCGGAGGGTTTCGGCCATCAGTCAGACTCTCCTTCGCCATCTGTTTCGTTCAAGTCTGGCACAGAGGGGCAGACCGTCGCGACTCGGGCGACTCCGCTTCAGCCACCCTTCATCGAGCGTGGTCTTGCCCCTCGCGTCAAGCCGGTCGAGATTCACAGCAGTCAGCTCGACTTCGACGAGACGTTAGAACACTCACCGATTGCTGCTGCTTCGGTGTACCGACACCCGATCGTGATCGTGTCACCGCCGGCCCGGCCGAACGTTTGGGTTGTCTGGGTCCCGCCAGCGCCAACCTACGGCCAAACCTCGGCGGCGATCGCCGGCGTTGGCGGCCGTACCGGCAGGTCGAAGTCCGGATCATCTTGATCCGTTCCATCAACCGCCCAAGCCCTAGACGGTGCTCGGAACCCGAGGTGGGCGTACGGACTTCGCATCCATCGCCAAACAACCTGGGACTCGCCTTGGATGCGGACGCCGTTCGCCCAGCGTGCCGTCGTCCGCCCGGCGTACAGCAGCAGCGGACCGCCGTCCGCAGGAAAGGGATACCAGGGGTCGTCGCTGCGGCGAATCGAGGCAACCGGCAGGTCGTCGGCCTCGGTCGTCACGCACCACACTGAACCACGTTTCTGAACCAGCGGGTCGGCATTCTGGCAGGCGACTCGGGGTATCCCCTGCCCCCTACCGACAGACCTCGATCAACCTCCCAACCGTCACCTACCGCCGGGTAGGTGGGACACACGCGATCCGCACGAGTTCGGCACAACCGTCGCGCTCGATCAACCGTCCCCCGTGCGAACGACCGAGGCGACGCTGGACGGTAGCGGGCGCGTGGTGGCGCTATGCAACCTCCCCAACGTCAGTCACTGTGGCCAGCGTCAACACTTCCCCCAGATACAGGTAGGAATTGAAGAATAGAAACCGTGCCTCGTCAATCGACACTTCGCTATGCACACCGGCACTGACACGATCATACAAGTCTGCAAGAGTCCGCCGAAGCTTGTTGCGACGAGAGTCGCTCTGCGTCCTCTCGCGGATGTACGCGTTCAGGCGGTTTCTCGTGTTGGCCGCGCCGAGCGCGATCTCCTCCCCGTTGACGGCCAATGCTTGATTGGTTGGTGGGTAGATCGCGTCTGCTACTGCATCTATAAGCCTCCGACAAGTTGTCAAGGCCTGGCTGACCGCCTCCTCGTCACCCTCGGAGAGTCGCTGGTAGATTGACTCGACCTTGGCGAGAGTGTCGCCGCTGAGCGGTGACAGCAGTACGTCGACCTGTTGACGGACGCTCTCGAATAGCTCCGCCTGTTTCGCGCTGAACGCCAGCTCGTAGAAGCGACTCACTGCGAATTGGTGGAGCAGCGCCAGGACCTTCGCCCGTGTGCCGGTGAACCTGCTGATAGCCGTCGCGATCCTCGCTTGAGCCTGCCTCGCCTGCGCTAGCGCCCCAATTAAGCCGTCGCCACTCAGGTTGGCTACTTGAGATGCGCTGAGCAAGGACTCGTGAGCGGAGATTTGCGCCTCCAGCTCGACGATCCCCTGCCAGTATCCTTGTTTGGCCTTCTCATCGAGCCAGCGCCCCGTCAAGCTCATATAGCGACGGCCGAGTTCACTGTCGTAGTAGCCATGGAGTTCCATCTCGAGCCATTGCTGAGATGTGCTGTCTCCCACTAGCCGAGCGAGGCGAGCCGCCTTAAGCACTAGCGCCGATATCGGGAAACGGGAGAGTTCGATATCATCCAGCAACTCTGTGGCCAGCTGCAGTGTGTGCACAGCGAGGCTCGTCGACACGAAACCACCATAGCCACGCCTCATGAGGTAAGGGCCTGCATTCCGGGGATGTCTGTCGCCCGCCAGCGAGAAGGGACCACCCTTTCGCCAGCGGCATGGGACAACCTTCGGGTCAGACGCCGCCACCTCCGGCGCTGCCAGCCGAGGTCATCGCTGCCTCCCGCGAGCGCTACGTGACCGCGTACGAGCGCCTCACGGGCCTGCGCTTCGCCGACTGGCCCGGCGTGCCGGGCGGGGCGTGAGACCGAGCGGGGTCCGAGACTGATCACCGCTGGCACCGGAGCCGGGCACGGTAACGGATCGACGGTTCCCGCGATCGGCTCCATCGGCTCGACAGATACAGATCGCCGGCGCTGCGCCCCGCCCTTGGCCTGGGCCCGTTGCTGGCGCTGCTCGGCCTGGCGCTGGCGCTCGGCGGCGGCATCCCGTGAGGGCGGCTTCCCCGAGTTCCCGGAGTTCTGGCGGAGCTGCCGCTCCAGGTCCGCCACCCTTTCCTCAAGGCGCTGGTTGGTCTGGAGAAGAGCCTCGATCGTCTCGGCCTGCGCCGACACGACGGCCTCCAGCTCGGCGACGCGCTGCTCGTGCCCGGAGGCCGAGGGCGCGTCGTGTGACATGTGCACACCTTCGCGACCACCCCGCGCGACCCTGCTTACAACGGTGAATTCTTCAGAGATCCGTGTCAGGCCGCCCGCTGACCTGAACACTTACGCCCAATCGCAGTCGCTTGTGAGCCCGATCCACTGGTTCCCCACGTCGGAAAGCCTCCCACGATGACCACTCTGAGGCATCGCGAAACTCCTGATCCGCTGCCATCGGGCACGGTCAACCGAACGACGGATATTCGTGACGCGCACCCGGCCCTTGGCCATTCCGAACATGCGCCCATGATGTGCAGCCCTCGCGGGCGGCTAAGACTGCCCCGTAGAACGCTGGCTGTGCACCACTCCGAGTCGGGTTAGCCAGGCCGCGGGAGGACGCCGCGGCGCTCGTGGCAGGCTCAGACTCCGGTCCGTCCGTCGAGAAGCTCCCGAGTCGCGTCGGCATGACCGGCATGCCGGGCTGTCTCTTCGATGAGATGAAGGAGGACCCATCTCAGGGTGATCCCTGGGTGCTTTGGATGGTCGCAGGGGTCAGCCAGATCAGCGGCGCGGACGATTTGATCCGTGCGATCGGCCCTTTCCCGATACGTGGCGGCCACGTCGGCAAAAGGTCGCTCGGTCGGAACCACGAACTCGCCTTCACTCCTTGAGACCGCCTGACCGTGAAGCGCTCCGTCGATCCAGCGCCACTCGAGGTGGGCGAGGTGGTTGACGATGCCGGCGATGGAGATCAGCTTGCCATCGGGCCGCCATCTCACCTGAGTCTCATCCAGGCCCTCCGCCTTGCGGAGGACCGCCTCCCGAAGGCATTGGAGCCAGGCAAGAAGCAGTTCTCGTTCATCGTCCGAGGGTTGCGGTAGCACCACGAGCACGACCGTAACGCCGTGCACGTGCGCCATGACGCCCAATTGCACGGGGTTTCCGTCGCAGTGGGTAACCGGCTTGGGGAGGCCCCGGGGAATTGCCGGCGCCTACAGGCCCACGTGCGTCATCCTGGCCCGGTGTACGAGCTCAGCGCAGATGTGTACGACCTGATCCACCGCGCCCGGGGCAAGAGCTACGCCGCCGAGGCCGCCCAAGTCTCCCGTGAAGTGCGAGCGCGTCACCCAGGCGCGGCATCGCTTCTCGATGTCGCGTGCGGGACTGGCAGCCACCTCCTACACCTGAGGAGGCACTTCTCCGTCAGCGGTGTCGAACTCGCGTCATCCATGATCGACGTGGCCCGAAGCCGTCTCCCTGATGTGGAGCTTCACGCCGGCGACATGCGAACCTTCGACCTGGGACGTCGCTACGACGCGGTCATCTGCCTCTTCTCGGCCATCGGCTACATGCTGCGACGTGAGGACCTCGACCTCGCAATGACGATGATGGCTCGGCATCTCAGTCCCGGAGGGGTCCTCGTGGTCGAACCCTGGTTTCACCCAGAGCGGTGGTTCGACGGTCACGTCGTCGCCGACGCCGCCAACGAGGCCGGTCTCGCGGTCGCCCGTGTGAGCCGGTCCACCCGTGACGGCAACATCAGCCGGTTCGAGTTCCGTTACGCGGTCGCCCGCCCCGAGGGCATCGAAACCTTCATGGAACCCCATGTCATGGGCCTATGGACGGTCGAGGAGTACAGCGCGGCGATGCAGTCGACCGGTCTCGCGGTCGAGCACGACCCCGTGGGCCTGATCGGTCGGGGCCTGTTCATCGGAGTCGCCCCGACGGGGTGAGCGGGCAGCTCTGCCTCGCACCTCTCCAGGGGTTGAGTCGGTCCGTCGCCTGGCTTGGTTTGTCGCGCGGTAGCCTTCGAGTGGCGCACCCAACGCCGAGCCTTGAGGTCCCGCTCCAGCCGGGCCTCGCCGGGCGAAGGGGGGAGGAGCCCCTCGGGTCGAAGTCGTCCGGCCTTTGCTGCTGCAAGGTGCTGCTGGAGAGCAGGTTGCGGATCAGCGGGGTGAGAGATGACTCGACGGCGAGACTTCAAGCGGTTGGTGCGTGGCCGCATGGAGGCAACAGGCGAGCCGTACACCGCTGCCCTCAGTGCGCTTCGCGGGCCGGACGCTCCTGCACCGTCGACCGAGCAAGGAGAACCGCCCATGACCCACACCGGGCCTGATCCGACCGCGGCGCCGAGCGCCGTCGAGGGGACCTCGATCCCCGTCCTGCCGGCCCGCGACATCCCCGAGACGTTGGCCCTCTTCGAGCAGTTCGGTTTCACCGTCCGCCACGACGAGGAGAACGACTACGCCATGGTTCGCCGGGGCACGATCGAGCTGCACTTCACAGCGAGCCCGGGCCTCG
Encoded here:
- the istB gene encoding IS21-like element helper ATPase IstB, with amino-acid sequence MSAAPPALPADLDAGFRRLRLGAMRRLSAELLVTAKTQRWSPEEFLRTLIDAEVASRDASNARERLRQAAFPVTKTLDEFDVATSSVKPATFEYLSSLEWVRAKENLCLVGPPGTGKSHLLVGLGHHAVESGLRVRYFTAAELVETLYRGMADNSVGRVIESILRADLVLIDEIGFAPLDSTGAQLFFRLVAGAYERRSLGIGSHWPFEDWGRFLPEHTTAVSLLDRLLHHAVVVVTEGESFRMKDARSKGGRPGPKNL
- the istA gene encoding IS21 family transposase; translation: MKSVRERMDMNAAYREVGSYRAAAKLCGTTPKTVRRAVAAAEAEATGPAPAVAHNYDTVADIVAERVAKTNGLISAKRLLPTARAAGYDGSARNFRRLVAITKKAWRADHHRGRRPGVWAPGDMLVIDWGQIGSLSVFCAVLAWSRARFVCFADNQRSETTLAALASCFEALGGVPKTVLSDRMGCLKGGTVAGVVVPTADYVRFANHYSFRPDFCEGADPESKGLAENLVGYVKSDLMVPEALSVDDLAKANAAGRAWAAEVNAAQHSEICAVPAERLLVEAPLLRELPSLRARIGKLVVRKVDRLSCVRFGSARYSVPTRHIGKQVEVRVADGEVQVVLLGAVVATHRLVAPGEASVDDDHYGGPRPAPQRPVRPKTPAEKAFCALGPVAESFIKAAAASGITSLAGDLDELAGMEAAHGKAALLAALERAVAFGRFRAHDVRSILAAGAGVARPTAPGEALVLALPSVPTRPLSDYAIGEERP
- a CDS encoding PH domain-containing protein, whose amino-acid sequence is MAETLRPDIAAARSKMRARLGGGREIKRLTEHLWEGETVERMTTGAYGAGTGLIVLTDRRLLFLQDGVISKRSEDFPLEKVSSVQWSTGLALGTIAIFASGNKTELKNVNKDDGKEMVDVVRARVSGPKAGPPSAAGTAHPDIIGQIKQLGELKEAGVLSQEEFEAKKAELLRRL
- a CDS encoding DinB family protein — protein: MAHVHGVTVVLVVLPQPSDDERELLLAWLQCLREAVLRKAEGLDETQVRWRPDGKLISIAGIVNHLAHLEWRWIDGALHGQAVSRSEGEFVVPTERPFADVAATYRERADRTDQIVRAADLADPCDHPKHPGITLRWVLLHLIEETARHAGHADATRELLDGRTGV
- a CDS encoding class I SAM-dependent methyltransferase — protein: MYELSADVYDLIHRARGKSYAAEAAQVSREVRARHPGAASLLDVACGTGSHLLHLRRHFSVSGVELASSMIDVARSRLPDVELHAGDMRTFDLGRRYDAVICLFSAIGYMLRREDLDLAMTMMARHLSPGGVLVVEPWFHPERWFDGHVVADAANEAGLAVARVSRSTRDGNISRFEFRYAVARPEGIETFMEPHVMGLWTVEEYSAAMQSTGLAVEHDPVGLIGRGLFIGVAPTG